Proteins from one Candidatus Methylacidiphilales bacterium genomic window:
- the dut gene encoding dUTP diphosphatase, whose protein sequence is MDNSFVELRLLGTVITRDDIPKYATVGSAGVDLRASVSQPVTIDPNTTVSIPTGVAIHTNNPSIMSLLAPRSGLAIKHRILLANGVGIIDSDYQNEIIAVLWNCGDSPYVIEPKDRIAQLIFVQITQLQFKVVDQFKEESVRGLGGFGHTGKK, encoded by the coding sequence ATGGATAATTCATTTGTTGAATTACGGCTACTTGGTACAGTGATTACTAGGGATGATATCCCAAAATATGCTACCGTTGGTTCAGCAGGGGTAGATCTGAGAGCCTCCGTATCCCAACCAGTCACCATTGACCCGAATACCACTGTATCTATCCCAACTGGAGTTGCGATCCATACAAACAATCCTTCAATAATGTCTTTACTAGCTCCGCGATCTGGTCTAGCTATCAAACATCGTATTTTATTAGCTAATGGTGTAGGGATTATAGATAGTGATTACCAAAATGAAATTATTGCTGTCTTGTGGAATTGTGGTGATTCTCCCTATGTTATTGAGCCGAAAGATAGAATCGCTCAGCTTATTTTTGTACAAATAACGCAATTACAATTTAAAGTTGTAGATCAATTTAAAGAAGAATCAGTAAGAGGTCTGGGAGGGTTTGGTCATACTGGAAAAAAATAA
- the coaBC gene encoding bifunctional phosphopantothenoylcysteine decarboxylase/phosphopantothenate--cysteine ligase CoaBC — MSMQGKKLLLIVTGSISAYKSCILARALIDHGCQVKVIMSESATKFITPLTFESITGEKVTISIFDIAMDHIKYARWADIILVAPATANRIASIANGDASDLIGATLLATHAPCWFVPAMNVEMWNNPSLQSNVSKINQLGWRQLGPESGELACGEVGMGRMTEPDAIILELEDFYNQVNYKNSRIVITAGPTYQPIDEIRFIGNRSSGKMGYALASVAHDAEAQVTLISGPTSLSPPYGVDLVQVQTAEEMYEATFQFVSKANYFIGCAAVSDYSPQVVLDGKLSKNKLGNTFTLTLTQTKDILSEVAHMYPDLFSVGFCAQCEDLENQALRKLREKKLKMIVANKVGRDAPEQCGIGGDFNEVTVFWQGGSSHFPKQSKRSLSRKLLELVYEVSHG, encoded by the coding sequence ATGTCAATGCAAGGAAAAAAATTATTGCTCATTGTTACAGGCAGTATTTCAGCATATAAGAGCTGTATTTTAGCTAGAGCGTTAATAGATCATGGCTGTCAGGTTAAGGTGATTATGAGTGAGTCGGCGACTAAGTTTATTACACCACTTACCTTTGAGAGCATAACCGGTGAAAAAGTAACTATTAGCATATTTGATATTGCGATGGATCACATTAAGTATGCAAGATGGGCGGATATAATCTTGGTAGCCCCTGCAACGGCAAATCGAATTGCAAGTATAGCTAATGGTGATGCAAGCGACCTTATCGGCGCTACCTTACTAGCAACACATGCGCCTTGTTGGTTTGTGCCAGCAATGAATGTTGAGATGTGGAATAACCCATCGCTACAAAGCAATGTAAGTAAGATCAACCAGTTGGGCTGGCGTCAACTAGGGCCTGAGTCAGGAGAGCTTGCTTGTGGTGAAGTTGGTATGGGTCGTATGACTGAACCAGATGCTATTATTTTAGAATTAGAGGATTTTTATAATCAAGTCAATTATAAAAATTCTAGAATTGTAATCACCGCTGGACCTACCTATCAACCGATTGATGAAATTAGATTTATTGGCAACAGAAGTAGTGGAAAAATGGGGTATGCACTTGCTAGCGTTGCCCATGATGCAGAAGCTCAAGTTACCTTAATCAGTGGTCCAACATCTTTATCACCACCATACGGAGTGGATTTGGTCCAAGTGCAAACCGCAGAAGAGATGTATGAAGCGACCTTTCAATTTGTCTCAAAAGCCAATTATTTTATTGGGTGCGCTGCAGTATCTGATTATTCTCCCCAGGTTGTTTTAGATGGAAAATTATCAAAAAATAAATTAGGTAATACTTTTACACTAACGTTAACTCAAACAAAAGATATTCTTTCAGAAGTTGCGCACATGTATCCAGATTTATTTTCTGTTGGATTTTGTGCACAATGTGAGGATCTTGAAAACCAAGCTTTACGAAAACTTCGTGAAAAGAAATTAAAAATGATCGTCGCTAATAAGGTAGGTCGAGATGCTCCTGAGCAATGCGGTATTGGCGGTGACTTTAATGAAGTAACTGTTTTTTGGCAAGGAGGCAGTAGTCATTTTCCAAAGCAATCAAAGAGATCGCTTTCTAGGAAATTACTAGAGCTTGTCTATGAGGTGTCACATGGATAA
- the radC gene encoding DNA repair protein RadC, producing MNTRYYISSKEIESQVKEVGCEMMTTVDLLGFALYPRKTFFVRQRLAKKLLSKTQNDLSYFFSTNSAEFQKNTGLDNSIYFSFRAVRELLERALCQELTEREALSSSEKTRRLLSSKLRFYKVEVFVCLYLNSQYQLLEFEQHAKGTVHGTFVHPREIVKRALELGSSAVIIAHNHPSGEVEPSKADITITKQIHEALKLVEITLLDHMLIGGNKVVSFAEQNLF from the coding sequence ATGAATACTAGATACTATATAAGTAGCAAAGAAATTGAATCACAAGTAAAAGAAGTGGGGTGTGAAATGATGACTACCGTAGATTTACTTGGGTTTGCATTATATCCAAGAAAAACATTTTTTGTCAGACAACGATTAGCTAAAAAATTACTTTCAAAAACACAAAATGATCTTTCTTATTTTTTTTCTACAAATTCAGCTGAATTTCAAAAAAATACTGGTCTAGATAATTCAATTTACTTTTCATTTAGAGCAGTGAGAGAGCTTTTAGAACGCGCGTTATGCCAAGAGTTGACAGAACGAGAAGCCCTTAGTTCTTCTGAAAAAACCAGGAGATTGCTGAGTAGTAAACTTAGATTTTATAAAGTTGAAGTTTTTGTTTGTCTATATCTAAACAGCCAGTATCAACTATTGGAATTTGAACAGCATGCTAAAGGAACGGTGCATGGAACATTTGTACATCCAAGAGAAATCGTAAAACGCGCATTGGAACTTGGTAGTTCGGCAGTAATAATCGCACATAATCATCCATCTGGAGAAGTTGAGCCAAGTAAAGCAGATATTACTATCACAAAACAAATTCATGAAGCCTTAAAACTTGTAGAAATTACTTTACTGGATCATATGTTAATAGGAGGAAATAAAGTTGTATCCTTTGCTGAGCAAAATCTTTTCTAG
- the cysQ gene encoding 3'(2'),5'-bisphosphate nucleotidase CysQ, producing the protein MSSKVLLEYLVEVTRIAVTAGELILSLKKSGNLDIQTKVNNTPVTTSDIEADKFIRKELHSDSIRHFPIISEEYPYFPSWDERKNWDHVWLVDPLDGTREFIKGSDDYTVNIALIEFGVPVLGVVYAPAINTLYYATKYSNAFKQVVNNKIKISSKEINFESFTVVGSKSWRDQETEMYLSKLPNYTFKGMGSSLKPCLIAEGAADLYVRFGTTCEWDTAASHCILSASGGEIFSQSGAILTYNQKEDFINPPFIAVGDLNWNWKKYL; encoded by the coding sequence ATCTCCTCGAAGGTCTTACTAGAGTACCTTGTTGAGGTCACACGCATTGCTGTAACCGCAGGTGAATTAATCTTATCACTTAAAAAAAGCGGTAATTTAGATATTCAAACAAAAGTTAATAACACCCCAGTAACTACTAGCGACATTGAAGCAGATAAATTTATCAGAAAAGAATTGCATAGCGATTCTATTAGACATTTTCCAATAATTTCTGAAGAGTATCCCTATTTCCCAAGCTGGGATGAGAGGAAGAATTGGGATCATGTTTGGCTAGTAGATCCGTTAGACGGTACAAGAGAATTTATAAAAGGGTCTGATGATTATACGGTTAATATTGCTCTGATTGAATTTGGAGTACCAGTATTAGGGGTGGTATATGCCCCTGCAATTAATACTCTTTACTACGCAACGAAATATTCAAACGCGTTTAAACAAGTTGTGAACAATAAAATTAAAATCAGTTCCAAAGAAATTAATTTTGAATCATTCACTGTAGTTGGGAGTAAGAGCTGGAGAGATCAGGAGACGGAGATGTATCTGTCAAAACTTCCTAACTACACATTTAAAGGTATGGGTAGCTCTCTTAAACCTTGTTTAATAGCTGAAGGGGCTGCTGATCTGTATGTTAGATTTGGCACGACCTGTGAATGGGACACGGCGGCATCTCACTGCATTCTAAGCGCGTCAGGTGGGGAAATTTTCTCTCAAAGTGGCGCTATACTTACCTATAATCAGAAGGAAGATTTTATAAACCCACCATTTATCGCTGTTGGTGATTTAAACTGGAATTGGAAAAAGTATTTATAG
- the pyrE gene encoding orotate phosphoribosyltransferase codes for MDNFISYCLSQDIIKFGTFTLKSGRTSPYFFNSGAFYQGKTLSRLIDEYAKLILRENLSFDIFFGPAYKGISLASGLALHFAERYSKNYSFCYDRKEIKNHGEGGKFVGAPLAGNLLIIDDVVTAGTTLQEHIQTLIKKSEINIVGIIIAFDRMERLEISETHSIPIYSITDANQLLKTLQNSSNLSYLEQAKTLEAHLALYRR; via the coding sequence ATGGATAATTTTATATCATACTGCCTCTCCCAAGATATAATTAAATTTGGAACATTTACCCTTAAGTCTGGCAGAACTAGCCCATATTTTTTTAATAGTGGTGCATTTTATCAAGGTAAGACTTTATCAAGACTTATTGATGAATACGCAAAGCTTATTCTGAGAGAGAATTTGTCATTTGATATATTCTTTGGGCCTGCTTATAAAGGTATTTCACTAGCGAGCGGATTAGCATTACACTTCGCGGAACGGTATTCAAAAAACTATTCTTTTTGCTACGATCGAAAAGAAATTAAGAATCATGGTGAAGGTGGTAAATTTGTTGGGGCACCATTAGCGGGAAATTTATTAATTATTGACGATGTTGTTACTGCAGGCACTACTTTGCAAGAGCATATTCAAACACTTATTAAAAAATCTGAAATAAATATAGTTGGAATAATTATCGCTTTTGACCGAATGGAACGATTAGAAATCAGTGAAACACACTCAATTCCTATCTACTCCATTACAGATGCCAATCAACTGTTAAAAACTCTACAGAATAGCTCTAATTTATCGTATTTAGAGCAGGCAAAAACACTAGAAGCTCATTTAGCATTGTATCGTAGATAA
- the hemB gene encoding porphobilinogen synthase — protein MKYPLTRLRRTRSHVAIRSLNSETTLLPKDLIQPIFITDAEKQKEAIATLPNVYRLGEKDLLELAEQCCACGVNAIALFPNIPTHRKSEKGEEAYNPSGLVQRRVQILRKNFPELAIICDVALDPYTTHGHDGILTSAGVIDNDATIEVLIKQSLSLVHAGAQIIAPSDMMDGRIGAIRAALEREGHSDILILSYAAKYASSLYGPFRDASGSNTQLRGASKKTYQMNFANRREALLEARLDIEEGADMIMVKPALPYLDIIADLSKEFETPIYAYQVSGEYAMIAFGAQAGAFTIHDMLVETLTSIKRAGARAIISYGALTIAQLLSK, from the coding sequence ATGAAGTATCCGTTAACTAGACTGCGCAGAACTAGAAGTCATGTCGCGATACGGAGTTTAAATAGTGAAACCACATTACTTCCAAAAGACTTAATCCAACCTATTTTTATTACCGATGCGGAAAAACAGAAAGAAGCTATTGCTACTTTACCTAATGTCTATAGACTTGGTGAAAAAGATTTATTAGAATTAGCTGAACAATGTTGTGCGTGTGGTGTTAATGCCATTGCATTATTTCCGAATATTCCTACCCATCGCAAATCAGAAAAAGGTGAAGAGGCGTATAACCCATCTGGGCTTGTACAGCGAAGAGTGCAGATATTACGAAAAAATTTCCCCGAATTAGCCATTATCTGTGATGTCGCACTGGATCCCTACACCACACATGGGCATGATGGAATTCTTACCTCAGCAGGTGTGATAGATAATGATGCCACTATTGAAGTACTAATTAAACAATCATTAAGTCTAGTGCATGCAGGTGCTCAAATTATCGCTCCGTCAGATATGATGGATGGTAGGATTGGGGCAATTCGTGCGGCACTCGAACGGGAAGGGCATTCAGATATCTTAATTCTTTCCTATGCCGCTAAGTACGCGTCCTCTTTATATGGTCCTTTTAGAGATGCTTCAGGAAGCAATACTCAACTGCGCGGTGCTTCAAAAAAAACCTACCAAATGAATTTTGCTAATCGTAGGGAAGCATTGCTTGAAGCTCGTTTAGATATTGAAGAAGGCGCAGATATGATTATGGTAAAACCTGCTTTGCCATATCTTGATATCATTGCAGACCTCTCTAAAGAATTCGAAACCCCAATCTACGCTTATCAGGTAAGTGGCGAGTATGCAATGATAGCTTTTGGGGCGCAGGCCGGCGCCTTTACTATACATGATATGCTTGTGGAAACTTTAACTTCAATTAAGCGAGCTGGCGCGCGAGCGATTATTTCTTATGGAGCGCTTACGATCGCCCAATTACTTTCTAAGTAG
- a CDS encoding MFS transporter, producing the protein MLNQKLSYRLHMSFLGFSCGLPYGLVFSTTVIWLKELGVSMTNIGLISGITLIYAIKFTYSPLCDWSPVKTSHTQLRKYWIIFCQVLIGLLLHSISVNSIGETFSIVNIVVLLLLLGFVSTLQDMSVDAWRIECPEYCDQGVMITLYQVGYRFGLLLSSSVSLILVSWYSWDVLFDLIGIIILFLALIALYLPYEKNAQVIYRTMQPINACKQLYLNLIQIAERKWRVVIFIILLIMFYRISDLLIAVMARPFFMDLGYSKIQIGSASAVALYIILIGNGIGALIIKYCGLYTSMWIGGLLAALSNAVYLMLYVTPVNSYVLFFAMSIENFCTGIASTSLIAFMSLLVQKESTATHYAVVSSFSVLIGKIIATQTGWVVELYGYKTLFIGSMVSIVPVLLFLKKIKQITILRLPKN; encoded by the coding sequence ATGCTCAATCAAAAATTATCTTACCGTCTTCATATGAGCTTTCTCGGATTTTCATGTGGTTTACCTTATGGGTTAGTCTTTTCCACTACCGTGATTTGGTTGAAAGAGTTAGGTGTATCGATGACCAACATTGGTCTTATTAGTGGGATTACTTTGATTTATGCAATTAAATTTACTTATTCTCCTCTATGTGATTGGTCGCCAGTTAAAACTAGCCATACTCAATTAAGAAAATATTGGATAATATTTTGTCAGGTCTTGATTGGCTTGCTGCTACATAGTATTTCTGTTAACTCAATTGGCGAAACATTTTCTATTGTAAATATTGTAGTGTTACTATTACTGCTAGGTTTTGTGTCTACTCTGCAGGATATGTCAGTTGATGCCTGGAGAATTGAATGCCCTGAATATTGTGATCAAGGCGTCATGATTACCTTATACCAAGTTGGGTATCGCTTTGGTCTGTTACTTTCATCTTCTGTTTCACTTATTTTGGTGTCTTGGTACTCATGGGATGTGTTATTTGATCTTATCGGAATTATTATTTTGTTCCTTGCATTGATTGCTTTGTATTTGCCGTATGAAAAGAATGCACAAGTCATATACAGGACTATGCAACCCATTAATGCCTGTAAGCAATTATATTTAAATCTAATTCAAATTGCAGAACGTAAGTGGAGAGTTGTCATATTTATCATACTTTTGATTATGTTTTATAGAATTTCTGATTTATTAATTGCTGTAATGGCAAGACCTTTTTTTATGGATCTTGGGTATAGCAAAATTCAAATTGGCAGTGCAAGTGCAGTGGCGTTATATATTATTTTAATTGGAAATGGAATAGGGGCGTTGATTATCAAATACTGTGGTTTATATACCAGTATGTGGATAGGTGGTTTATTAGCTGCATTAAGTAATGCTGTGTATCTAATGCTCTACGTAACACCGGTAAATAGCTACGTGTTATTTTTTGCAATGTCAATAGAAAACTTTTGCACTGGAATCGCAAGCACTTCTTTGATTGCATTCATGTCTTTATTAGTTCAGAAGGAATCAACCGCAACTCATTATGCCGTTGTCAGCTCATTTTCAGTATTGATTGGTAAGATTATCGCTACCCAAACTGGGTGGGTTGTTGAACTGTACGGCTATAAAACTCTATTTATTGGCTCAATGGTCTCAATTGTACCAGTACTGTTGTTCTTAAAAAAGATAAAGCAAATTACTATTCTTCGTCTTCCAAAAAACTAA
- a CDS encoding phosphomannomutase/phosphoglucomutase, translating to MVILEKNNKLLRSIFRAYDIRGVVDELLTEELCYKIGLVFASQCAIKKIVVGFDGRLSSPRLSDALITGLQKGGMKVFSIGLVPTPILYFAIYYLGVANGIMITGSHNPVQYNGLKIVQDYKSYFQESIISLYHAIVNGDSSVNQSTLKSAQKSDIVSIDACAPYVARIVADIGTLRSIPVVLDPAHGATASIASSLFTSLGCDVHALYDTVDGTFPAHHPDPSKPENLKDLIHEVVSRKALVGIAFDGDGDRLGVVDELGRIIMLDDILALYCTEVLGQHPGASIVFDVKCSPSLERHIKQLTGIPVMSKTGHSYIKTEILKQHALLGGEMSGHVFFNDSWYGFDDGLYSAARLLKILSKENNSHVLLSIPERACTHEILVTMPEGDEIIFMEKFMQLADQFQPAQVNMLDGIRVEYQHCWGLVRASHTTPSIVMRFEGDTVDNLRWVQEKFKSVLLQVNPIIELPF from the coding sequence TTGGTCATACTGGAAAAAAATAATAAGTTACTCCGTTCTATTTTTAGAGCTTATGATATACGCGGTGTAGTAGACGAGCTATTGACTGAAGAATTGTGTTATAAAATCGGTTTGGTCTTTGCGAGCCAATGCGCAATTAAAAAAATTGTGGTTGGGTTTGACGGTAGATTGTCTTCTCCACGATTATCTGATGCATTAATTACTGGTTTACAGAAAGGTGGAATGAAGGTATTTTCTATTGGATTAGTGCCGACGCCTATACTGTATTTTGCAATCTATTATTTGGGAGTTGCAAATGGAATTATGATTACGGGTAGCCATAACCCGGTGCAATATAATGGTTTAAAAATAGTTCAGGATTATAAATCGTATTTTCAAGAAAGTATTATCAGTTTGTACCATGCCATTGTCAATGGTGATAGTAGCGTTAATCAGTCAACTTTGAAAAGCGCACAAAAATCGGATATAGTTTCTATTGATGCTTGTGCTCCATATGTAGCTCGCATCGTGGCCGATATTGGCACACTGCGCTCTATACCAGTAGTGTTAGATCCTGCGCATGGAGCTACAGCCTCTATTGCAAGCTCATTATTTACTTCTTTGGGATGTGATGTCCATGCATTGTATGATACTGTTGATGGTACATTTCCTGCCCACCATCCAGATCCAAGTAAACCAGAAAACCTTAAGGATCTTATTCATGAAGTGGTGTCAAGAAAAGCATTAGTCGGCATTGCGTTTGACGGAGATGGAGATAGACTTGGAGTTGTTGATGAGCTAGGAAGAATTATTATGCTTGACGATATACTTGCGTTATACTGCACTGAAGTGTTGGGCCAACACCCCGGCGCTTCGATTGTCTTTGATGTCAAGTGTAGCCCCTCCTTAGAGCGACATATCAAACAACTGACTGGAATTCCAGTAATGTCCAAGACTGGGCATTCTTACATAAAAACTGAAATTCTTAAACAACATGCACTACTCGGTGGTGAGATGAGCGGGCATGTATTTTTTAATGATAGTTGGTATGGTTTTGACGACGGGCTGTACTCAGCAGCACGATTATTGAAAATATTATCAAAAGAAAATAATTCACATGTATTACTCTCAATACCCGAGCGAGCATGTACTCATGAGATACTCGTTACCATGCCCGAAGGTGATGAAATTATATTTATGGAGAAATTTATGCAATTAGCAGACCAGTTTCAACCTGCTCAAGTAAATATGCTTGATGGTATTAGAGTGGAGTATCAACATTGTTGGGGCTTAGTCCGTGCCTCTCATACCACACCTAGTATAGTTATGAGATTTGAAGGTGATACAGTTGATAATTTGCGTTGGGTGCAAGAAAAATTTAAATCCGTACTGTTGCAGGTAAATCCAATTATTGAACTCCCTTTTTAA
- a CDS encoding 4-hydroxybenzoate octaprenyltransferase produces the protein MNNRQINDIQSFLELIRFTNPVGWLLLVIPALWMLIIIGEGTPNLIVSIIFCIGAFTMRSAGCVINDIWDRNIDLHIERTKHRPLANKQATVGFAVAIFLCFLMASMIIAFSLPVQIWYIVPFALLGTMLYPLVKRVSNYPQLVLGVTFSLVVPCASLATQRYIDSSCIMLSIITILWVILYDTQYAIADLKEDCKVNVKSLAVLLRSVIVPAIVILDLLFILGWLLYGYFVLLLPGVYLVLLIITIVIFFFYQLLLVSTQYPVLAIKAFKSHVLLGISIAIILMLAMGK, from the coding sequence ATGAATAATCGGCAAATTAATGATATTCAAAGTTTTTTAGAATTAATTAGATTTACAAATCCAGTTGGCTGGTTATTGCTAGTTATACCTGCGTTATGGATGCTTATAATCATAGGTGAAGGCACACCTAATCTTATTGTTTCCATTATATTTTGCATAGGTGCGTTTACGATGCGTAGTGCAGGTTGTGTAATCAACGATATTTGGGATAGGAATATTGACTTACATATAGAGAGAACGAAACATAGGCCCCTTGCAAATAAGCAAGCAACGGTAGGTTTTGCGGTAGCAATATTCCTTTGTTTTTTAATGGCCTCAATGATAATAGCTTTCTCTTTGCCAGTGCAGATATGGTACATCGTACCTTTTGCACTTCTTGGCACCATGCTTTATCCATTAGTTAAACGAGTCAGTAATTATCCACAACTTGTGTTAGGTGTAACTTTTTCTCTGGTCGTGCCCTGCGCTTCTTTAGCAACACAGAGATACATTGATTCATCTTGCATTATGCTATCAATAATAACTATACTATGGGTAATACTTTATGACACCCAATATGCGATAGCAGACCTTAAAGAAGATTGTAAAGTAAATGTAAAATCACTTGCGGTATTATTACGAAGTGTGATTGTCCCCGCTATAGTCATACTCGATTTATTATTTATACTTGGATGGCTTCTCTATGGTTATTTTGTATTACTTTTGCCAGGAGTGTACCTTGTGTTGCTTATCATTACCATAGTGATATTCTTTTTCTACCAATTACTGTTGGTATCAACACAATATCCGGTACTTGCAATTAAGGCATTTAAGTCGCATGTGCTACTTGGCATCTCAATAGCGATAATTCTCATGTTAGCCATGGGCAAATGA
- a CDS encoding DUF4124 domain-containing protein: MKSYNLVFIFFLLFACVAKSGNLYKWTDKEGKVHISDTIPSSVAVGGYDIINQDGKVIDKIERVKSARELELDNQNKLKQVDQQRTANIQKRRDQQILSLYTTEHDITERKTNQLNIINQSISILEKNIDSNKLVIEKYEAQIADYNSKNKPIPLELTNDYNTIKKDIKYRTEKIDSMKLEYKNIEKRFEEDLIRFKQLKKQ, translated from the coding sequence GTGAAAAGCTACAATCTCGTATTTATTTTTTTCTTACTCTTTGCATGTGTAGCAAAATCCGGAAATCTTTACAAATGGACAGATAAAGAAGGCAAAGTGCATATCAGCGACACAATTCCGAGCTCAGTGGCAGTAGGTGGTTACGACATCATCAACCAAGATGGAAAGGTTATAGATAAGATTGAGAGAGTTAAATCAGCTCGAGAACTTGAGCTCGACAATCAAAATAAACTCAAACAAGTTGACCAACAACGAACTGCTAATATACAAAAAAGAAGGGACCAGCAAATACTAAGTTTATACACAACTGAACATGACATCACCGAAAGAAAAACAAACCAACTCAATATCATCAATCAATCAATTTCTATTTTAGAAAAAAATATTGATTCAAATAAGCTGGTAATTGAAAAATATGAAGCTCAAATCGCTGACTACAATTCTAAAAACAAACCAATACCTCTTGAACTCACCAATGATTACAATACTATAAAAAAAGATATTAAATATAGAACTGAAAAAATTGACTCAATGAAACTTGAGTATAAAAACATTGAAAAAAGGTTTGAAGAAGATTTGATTAGATTTAAACAGCTCAAGAAGCAATAA
- the argB gene encoding acetylglutamate kinase, which produces MSKIEVVKIGGNAINEDSYEEVIGALAHYSENRSLVIVHGAGPTIQSKFIAAGFKNTFIDGLRYTPKGSESIIVEALLQQNHALVMSLNKWFVRHGKPPRAVGVNAADSFCIKAEIIDQNRYGMVGTVTYIDNKLIRQLTTSQLLPVIAPYGIDSVSDIVNINADSCAGAMAKSLLASKFYLITNVVGVKDGNGNILDSLTVQDALSLIESGVIHSGMVPKINCAIDALDSNSEEKRIVKICDSITAKGTDIIAS; this is translated from the coding sequence ATGAGCAAGATAGAGGTGGTGAAAATTGGAGGTAATGCTATTAATGAAGACTCTTACGAAGAAGTCATTGGAGCTTTAGCACATTACAGTGAAAATCGTTCACTGGTGATTGTACATGGAGCAGGTCCCACTATCCAAAGTAAATTTATTGCTGCAGGCTTTAAAAATACTTTTATAGATGGATTGCGGTACACACCTAAAGGCTCAGAATCAATCATTGTTGAGGCTCTTTTACAGCAAAATCATGCATTGGTGATGTCTTTGAATAAATGGTTTGTCCGGCATGGAAAACCACCTAGAGCGGTAGGAGTAAATGCCGCAGATTCATTTTGTATTAAAGCAGAAATTATAGATCAAAATCGTTATGGTATGGTTGGGACGGTAACATATATTGATAACAAATTAATTAGGCAATTAACTACTTCACAATTACTTCCGGTTATTGCACCATATGGCATAGATAGTGTATCTGATATAGTTAACATTAATGCAGATTCTTGCGCGGGAGCGATGGCAAAATCGTTACTCGCGAGCAAATTTTATTTAATTACCAATGTTGTAGGAGTGAAAGATGGGAATGGGAATATTTTAGATTCATTGACCGTACAAGACGCGCTTTCTCTCATTGAGAGTGGAGTGATACATAGTGGCATGGTACCTAAAATTAATTGTGCAATTGACGCGCTTGACTCTAATTCAGAGGAGAAAAGAATTGTAAAAATATGCGATTCAATAACCGCTAAAGGTACTGATATTATTGCTTCTTGA
- the aroE gene encoding shikimate dehydrogenase, which yields MVRLAVIGNPISHSASPTIHLQFAKQFDLQISYEKIYSPLEDFEKTVEEFFNSGGYGMNVTIPFKHRAFQMVDHVEDAYAEMSQAVNTIYKKENKLWGYNTDGHGFVDDLLDNCKVTLKDKDVFIIGAGGASVGIIPALISAKISKISIWNRTIQKAEIVAKRFDPWVSVSALDQISSHHIVICALSRSVDNNFLQPFLNSDLICYDLNYHSDQTETSFLQLARQQNITKCFDGKGMLIQQAAHAFSIWFKQYPDLRNITLL from the coding sequence ATGGTAAGACTTGCAGTGATTGGCAATCCTATCTCTCATAGTGCATCTCCCACTATTCACTTACAGTTTGCCAAACAATTTGATCTTCAAATCAGCTATGAAAAAATCTACTCACCACTAGAAGATTTTGAAAAAACCGTAGAAGAATTTTTTAACTCCGGTGGTTATGGGATGAATGTAACAATTCCATTCAAACATCGTGCCTTTCAAATGGTTGACCATGTTGAAGACGCGTACGCAGAAATGTCACAAGCCGTTAATACAATTTATAAAAAAGAAAATAAACTCTGGGGGTACAATACTGACGGGCATGGATTTGTCGATGATTTGCTTGATAATTGCAAAGTAACATTAAAAGATAAAGATGTATTTATCATAGGGGCAGGAGGTGCAAGTGTTGGGATAATCCCTGCATTAATTTCTGCAAAAATATCAAAAATATCAATTTGGAATAGAACAATCCAAAAAGCTGAAATTGTGGCAAAGCGATTTGATCCTTGGGTTTCGGTAAGCGCGCTAGATCAGATTTCCAGTCATCATATAGTTATTTGCGCACTCTCCCGAAGTGTGGATAATAATTTTCTTCAGCCATTTCTTAATTCTGATTTGATTTGCTATGATTTAAATTATCATAGTGACCAAACCGAAACATCTTTTTTACAACTTGCGAGGCAACAAAATATCACTAAGTGCTTTGATGGTAAAGGCATGCTTATCCAACAAGCAGCCCATGCGTTTTCAATTTGGTTTAAGCAATATCCCGATTTAAGAAATATCACACTGCTATGA